Proteins encoded in a region of the Stieleria neptunia genome:
- a CDS encoding tandem-95 repeat protein — MGKSRKRSSLKVSENRIKRRTYLAEQLETRIAAGSVIPLAEPALGNAIEALMLSESNSGLSTQQASQSQLNRSSKDDAATDAHDPNASVNPDGSVPKIGDKTQSTLRTIQSAEPNQIVLHGDGNQPPVELFSQSSFGGYLPEGEFGQGTIDASKELRGGSSVSSSGSADASIANPPRSVGNNVVDRAGTELGVSGRNASKTPAGGSSGNAAQTDGDSVAATAGSNATSSATVSQGGQSQAGGTNSGTASIGQSRESADDSINDGSADAASPRTGVAGNVNRDTVLSTNQQSVVITSAEQVRAGDYERIVVEGHLRSASGKSLASAPEGNVSVDFYVVKRSELQIATARRLTDPVLRNTPRHVHVGSTTAIDGDFRAVIDASILPGDSVFAVASRSNETPYRSAPVSVGFGDDLDRDGVNDAVELNGPRNGDANGDGRLDRLQAGVATVPSSQNGEFVTFDAHGAPLRNVRALSSFDANRGDISLPFGMFDFEVLVRPGGAATVDIILPQSASPNAYYKQDAIGGTLAPFRFDGQTGAVVNGNVITVYLQDGGRGDADGQVNGVIVDPGAMVDIGGIITLAGTSAQNVGDWNIEQFGGSNLASGYVSEETVDETQYLRIHEGDSFHVSMSRTITIPEDPSEFRFEYEADFNTTDADGINDAFEVAILNDQGYPVIEPFRSSRDSFFNHTEGESPAFSTGVTDQVGFVTADISSLPAGAEYTLTLRMINNDGDSGSNVRLRASHNPRSNDDSVNLLEDSTDSSFDVLANDTSFLAGDDALSITAVDITGTIGQVSIQDGLLLRYVPVSDFNGIDSAVYTVYDSVAESSSTATVVFNVTPVNDAPTITGFSIDVDEDQTLTLSIPGVLAYADDIDDPPDNLALSVIAPTEHGDLTWSTDGSITYTPSENFNGSDSFIMQVNDGKDSSSLITVPITIQSVNDIGGEPDLYNTNEDVVLDVPIPGVLANDVDVENDLLIAIPLSAGTKGNAVLNSDGSFIYTPNPNDYGIDTFTYQVFDGHDYSAPITATVNIAQVNDPPVAEEDSYTTDEETPLAIAAPGILFNDDDPEDHPLTSVHVAGGTNGTITVEDDGSFVYTPADDFFGEDTFWYYPTDGNASGSATLVTIDVVNINDAPQAIDNAYNVAEDHLLTVDEAAGLVSDDLDVDFDVLSVTEIVDNPDYGTIESWDPNGFFQYRPDPDFNGNDSFSYETQDPDGETATATVWISVDPINDAPVAAADANLSATEDQALVFAGSTLLANDLDVDGDDLTFNLLGFSEGGVVADIGGGDYQFTPDADFDGEFTFWYEANDGFAQSEPVTVTINVHSVNDAPIATDDGPYLYVADAANLLVVSAAAGLLLNDDDVDGDLMETTLASQGNHGVATINPDGSFSYQPADPNWFGTDTFTYVANDSVLDSTPASVTVIVDHAPVANDDTFSVDEDTQLIRNEADGVLSNDYDVDGTDLVIAEVISPPANASQFSFESDGGFSFTGDQNFSGTTTFTYRLWDGHVYSSPAVATITVAGVNDSPLSEDDIYHFTFDGTNPLIVGPSEGLLSNDSDVEEDLLHSTLESTNAGTVTVQPDGSFRYTPSSGFSGADTFTYRANDAAPGTLATVTIHVNNVPVAVDDSSDPLLNTSEDSTLDIALSTVLANDTDQDNDILTAELVTDATDGTVTRGPGDSFVYLPNEHHTGADSFTYRVNDGNAFSDEATVHINVAPVNDAPEADDDSYSVTEDAVLTVANPGLLGNDFDVDGDLLSAEIVSGPSHGTITDWVSDGGFTYDSDPNFEGTDTFVYRTFDGNLYSNSVTVSINVQAENDAPTATADNYSTQEDVPLYVAADGVLDNDDDPDGPTLSANLVSSTTNGTLQLETDGSFTYTPNPDFNGIDSFVYQATDGEFTTSDTSVVITVTPANDAPTVENFIYNILEDEPVSQAADGVLTGAADLDSPSFTAVLMSQPTYQGTVYGSVTLEIDGSFEYTPAQDFHGTVSFTFAATDGQDVSTPGTVTINHAPVNDYPQANDYAMDFVFRKNVVETLALGSPGLIELVSDVDGDQITTRLAAGGEASNGVATVDANGLFTYSPDHTFFGSDSFQFEGGDGSAWSDPATFTINVYHAPFAVGDGRSTDEDVPLTISKSTLLANDIDVDGGTLSVTDVTLPSHGSLVDQGDGTLVYTPVPNFNGADSFTYRASDGVYQSEIVTVDIVVTAINDAPAVIDDPDYVYIWEPSGILTVGDASGVLANDLDADFDVLSTTNVSAATEGNVNVAPDGSFTYTPDSGFAGLSTFTYTANDGTVDSAAAATASIYVTHRPAAVGESFNVTEDQAFSPLSSLLDNDSDIDEDSLIAELGDDVSHGTLTLETNGSFTYAPEEDYNGPDHFTYRASDGVAHSDWVTVALTIEAVNDAPVASPDSYSGPEDEPVIVPALGVLANDNDPEENPLVAVLHSASDSRLQFNSDGSFTFTPQADSNDPFQFEYYATDGEWSSEVVVVSLSIDAVNDSPVASSDQYSVDEDQVLSVGGIGVLEGDHDVDHDLASLTVTRLSSPTNGSLTWHGDGTFDYTPNQHFSGTDSFT, encoded by the coding sequence ATGGGCAAATCTCGCAAAAGATCATCGCTTAAGGTTTCTGAAAACAGAATCAAACGTCGTACTTATCTTGCGGAACAACTTGAGACGAGAATTGCCGCCGGTAGTGTTATTCCCCTTGCTGAACCGGCTTTGGGAAACGCGATCGAAGCATTGATGTTGAGTGAATCGAATTCCGGTTTGTCAACACAGCAAGCGTCTCAATCCCAGTTAAACAGATCTTCGAAAGATGATGCTGCTACTGATGCGCATGATCCGAACGCCTCCGTTAACCCCGATGGCTCAGTCCCTAAGATTGGCGACAAAACGCAGTCTACCCTGCGAACGATTCAATCGGCGGAGCCTAATCAGATCGTACTCCATGGCGATGGAAATCAACCTCCGGTCGAGCTGTTTTCTCAATCGTCCTTCGGTGGCTATCTGCCGGAAGGTGAGTTCGGCCAGGGCACGATCGATGCTTCTAAGGAACTTCGCGGCGGTTCATCTGTAAGTTCTTCCGGTTCCGCCGATGCTTCGATCGCGAACCCTCCTCGCTCGGTCGGAAACAACGTGGTTGACCGTGCAGGTACCGAACTAGGCGTTTCAGGAAGAAACGCATCCAAAACACCAGCAGGCGGTTCCTCCGGTAATGCAGCTCAGACCGACGGCGATTCAGTGGCCGCAACCGCTGGTTCGAATGCAACGAGTTCCGCGACAGTATCGCAGGGCGGCCAAAGTCAAGCTGGTGGCACCAATTCGGGGACAGCGTCGATCGGTCAATCGCGTGAGTCCGCCGACGATTCAATCAATGATGGTTCCGCAGACGCCGCGAGTCCGAGAACAGGAGTTGCTGGAAACGTTAACCGCGACACGGTGCTCTCAACAAATCAACAATCCGTTGTGATCACGAGTGCCGAACAGGTTCGGGCTGGGGACTATGAACGAATTGTTGTTGAAGGGCATTTGCGCAGCGCATCGGGAAAATCGCTAGCTTCCGCTCCCGAAGGCAACGTGTCGGTCGATTTCTATGTGGTCAAGCGGTCTGAGCTTCAGATCGCTACTGCGAGAAGGCTAACGGATCCCGTTCTGCGAAACACGCCGAGGCATGTGCATGTCGGTTCGACGACGGCAATAGACGGTGACTTTCGGGCCGTGATCGACGCGTCTATCTTGCCTGGTGATTCGGTCTTTGCAGTTGCGAGTCGTTCCAACGAGACGCCTTACCGAAGTGCGCCCGTTAGTGTGGGCTTCGGCGACGACTTGGACCGGGACGGAGTCAATGATGCCGTCGAATTGAACGGGCCTCGGAACGGTGATGCCAACGGCGATGGACGACTGGACCGACTTCAAGCCGGAGTTGCAACGGTACCGTCTTCTCAAAACGGTGAGTTTGTCACGTTTGACGCCCATGGTGCGCCTCTACGAAACGTCCGCGCATTGTCGTCGTTTGATGCGAACCGAGGTGACATATCGCTTCCGTTCGGAATGTTTGATTTTGAGGTTCTTGTCCGACCGGGCGGGGCGGCGACGGTTGACATCATTCTGCCGCAATCGGCTAGCCCCAACGCGTATTACAAACAAGATGCAATCGGCGGAACACTCGCACCGTTTCGTTTCGACGGCCAAACGGGAGCTGTCGTCAATGGCAATGTCATCACTGTTTATCTACAGGATGGCGGGCGGGGAGACGCTGACGGACAGGTCAACGGGGTCATCGTTGACCCGGGAGCAATGGTTGACATCGGGGGGATCATCACGCTCGCCGGTACCTCGGCCCAAAACGTTGGCGACTGGAACATCGAACAGTTCGGCGGAAGTAATCTCGCCTCCGGATACGTTTCGGAAGAAACGGTAGATGAGACGCAATACCTAAGGATTCACGAGGGAGATTCGTTCCACGTTTCGATGTCTCGAACGATCACGATCCCGGAGGATCCGTCAGAGTTTCGGTTCGAATACGAAGCTGACTTCAATACGACGGACGCAGACGGAATCAACGACGCTTTCGAAGTGGCAATTTTGAATGATCAGGGATATCCCGTCATCGAACCGTTTCGTTCCAGTCGTGACTCTTTTTTCAATCACACCGAGGGGGAGTCTCCCGCTTTTTCTACTGGAGTGACCGATCAGGTCGGATTTGTGACCGCTGACATTTCCTCTCTTCCGGCCGGCGCCGAGTACACGCTGACGCTTCGAATGATCAACAATGATGGCGACAGCGGATCGAACGTTCGTTTAAGGGCAAGCCACAACCCGAGGTCAAACGACGATAGCGTTAACCTTCTAGAAGACTCAACGGACTCCAGTTTTGATGTTTTGGCGAATGACACCAGCTTTTTGGCCGGGGACGATGCGCTTTCGATCACTGCAGTAGACATCACGGGAACGATCGGCCAGGTGAGCATCCAAGACGGACTGCTTCTTCGATACGTTCCGGTCAGCGATTTCAACGGAATCGATTCAGCCGTCTACACCGTTTACGACTCCGTCGCGGAAAGCTCCAGTACCGCGACCGTCGTATTCAATGTCACACCGGTCAATGATGCCCCCACGATCACGGGATTCTCGATTGATGTCGATGAAGACCAAACGTTGACGCTAAGCATTCCCGGTGTTCTGGCCTATGCCGATGACATTGACGACCCGCCAGACAATCTCGCTCTTTCTGTCATCGCTCCTACAGAACATGGAGATTTGACTTGGTCAACAGACGGTTCAATCACGTATACCCCGTCGGAGAACTTTAACGGCTCAGACTCTTTCATCATGCAAGTCAACGACGGCAAGGATTCCAGCAGTCTAATCACCGTTCCCATTACGATCCAAAGCGTCAATGACATTGGCGGAGAGCCGGACCTGTACAACACGAACGAAGATGTCGTGTTAGATGTCCCGATCCCTGGTGTGCTTGCCAACGACGTCGACGTTGAAAATGACCTTTTGATCGCGATCCCCCTCAGCGCCGGCACAAAAGGCAACGCGGTTCTGAATTCGGACGGTTCATTTATCTACACGCCCAATCCGAACGATTACGGAATTGATACGTTCACTTATCAAGTGTTCGACGGGCACGACTACAGTGCCCCCATCACGGCGACCGTGAACATTGCGCAGGTCAACGATCCGCCAGTTGCTGAAGAGGATTCCTACACGACCGACGAAGAGACGCCGCTGGCGATTGCTGCACCCGGAATCCTCTTTAACGATGATGATCCCGAAGATCACCCGCTGACATCGGTTCATGTCGCAGGTGGAACGAACGGGACGATCACGGTTGAGGATGATGGCTCATTCGTCTACACACCTGCAGACGACTTCTTCGGCGAGGACACGTTTTGGTACTATCCGACCGACGGAAACGCCAGTGGATCGGCGACCTTGGTGACAATTGATGTGGTCAACATTAATGATGCTCCGCAGGCGATTGACAATGCCTACAACGTCGCCGAAGACCATTTGCTTACTGTCGACGAAGCAGCGGGGCTTGTCAGCGACGACTTGGATGTCGACTTCGACGTGCTATCAGTTACCGAAATCGTAGATAATCCCGACTACGGAACGATCGAGAGCTGGGATCCAAACGGTTTCTTCCAGTATCGACCGGACCCCGACTTTAATGGCAACGACAGTTTTAGCTACGAAACGCAAGATCCAGATGGTGAAACTGCAACGGCAACAGTCTGGATCTCTGTCGATCCGATCAACGACGCGCCGGTGGCAGCAGCTGACGCCAATTTGTCGGCCACCGAAGACCAAGCGCTGGTTTTCGCCGGTTCGACTTTGCTTGCCAATGACTTGGACGTTGACGGGGACGACCTGACGTTCAACCTGCTCGGCTTTTCCGAGGGTGGGGTGGTCGCCGACATCGGCGGAGGAGACTACCAATTCACACCGGATGCCGATTTTGACGGCGAATTCACGTTCTGGTACGAAGCCAACGACGGATTCGCCCAGAGTGAGCCTGTCACCGTCACAATCAATGTTCATTCCGTTAATGATGCGCCCATTGCGACCGATGACGGTCCTTATTTGTACGTTGCGGATGCAGCCAATTTGCTGGTTGTCTCTGCTGCCGCAGGACTGCTCCTGAATGATGACGATGTTGATGGAGACCTGATGGAAACCACGCTCGCTTCTCAAGGGAATCACGGTGTCGCCACCATCAATCCTGATGGTTCGTTCTCATATCAGCCGGCTGATCCGAATTGGTTTGGCACAGACACGTTCACCTATGTGGCTAATGACTCTGTATTGGATAGTACCCCGGCAAGCGTCACGGTGATTGTCGATCATGCGCCGGTCGCCAATGACGATACCTTCTCGGTTGATGAAGACACACAGCTAATTCGAAACGAAGCCGACGGCGTGCTCTCCAATGACTACGACGTCGACGGAACAGATCTGGTTATCGCCGAAGTCATTTCACCGCCCGCCAATGCGTCGCAATTTTCATTCGAATCCGATGGAGGATTCTCGTTCACGGGAGATCAGAATTTTTCCGGTACGACAACCTTCACCTATCGATTGTGGGATGGCCATGTTTATTCGTCACCCGCGGTGGCAACCATCACCGTTGCCGGCGTCAATGACAGCCCGTTATCGGAAGACGACATCTACCATTTCACTTTTGATGGCACGAATCCGCTGATCGTTGGGCCTAGCGAAGGGCTTTTGAGTAACGATTCTGATGTCGAAGAAGATCTACTCCACTCAACGTTGGAATCAACCAATGCAGGGACGGTGACAGTTCAGCCGGACGGTTCGTTTAGGTACACCCCGTCGAGTGGTTTTTCCGGGGCAGACACTTTTACGTACCGTGCCAATGATGCCGCCCCAGGGACGTTGGCGACGGTTACGATTCACGTCAACAATGTTCCGGTCGCAGTGGACGACTCCAGCGATCCGTTGCTAAACACTTCCGAAGACTCGACACTCGACATTGCGCTTTCCACCGTGCTGGCAAACGACACGGATCAGGACAATGATATTCTTACCGCCGAGCTGGTCACCGATGCGACAGATGGAACCGTGACTCGAGGCCCCGGTGACTCCTTTGTTTACCTCCCGAACGAGCACCATACGGGCGCGGACTCTTTCACATACCGTGTCAATGATGGAAACGCATTTTCTGACGAGGCGACTGTCCACATCAATGTCGCTCCCGTCAATGATGCTCCCGAAGCAGATGATGATTCATACTCCGTGACCGAAGACGCAGTCTTAACGGTGGCCAACCCCGGCCTGCTTGGCAATGATTTCGATGTTGATGGAGACCTCCTGTCAGCCGAAATCGTCAGCGGCCCAAGCCACGGAACGATCACAGACTGGGTAAGCGACGGCGGTTTTACCTACGACTCCGATCCGAACTTTGAAGGCACTGACACATTCGTCTATCGTACCTTTGATGGAAACCTGTACTCCAACAGCGTCACCGTGTCGATCAACGTCCAGGCGGAAAACGATGCGCCAACCGCCACTGCCGATAACTATTCCACGCAAGAAGATGTTCCACTCTACGTCGCCGCGGATGGAGTCTTGGATAACGATGACGATCCTGATGGCCCTACGTTAAGTGCGAATCTGGTGAGCTCGACGACCAACGGGACGTTGCAGTTGGAGACGGACGGTTCCTTCACCTACACGCCGAACCCAGATTTCAACGGCATCGACAGTTTTGTCTACCAGGCGACCGACGGAGAATTCACCACGAGCGATACATCAGTGGTAATTACCGTGACGCCCGCCAATGACGCCCCAACGGTAGAGAACTTTATCTACAACATTCTTGAAGACGAGCCGGTCAGCCAGGCAGCGGACGGTGTGCTGACTGGCGCGGCAGACCTTGATTCACCTTCGTTCACTGCCGTCCTGATGTCTCAGCCGACTTACCAAGGCACGGTTTACGGTAGCGTAACACTGGAAATTGACGGCAGTTTTGAGTACACGCCCGCACAGGACTTCCATGGGACGGTCAGTTTCACTTTCGCGGCGACAGACGGACAAGATGTGTCCACCCCGGGCACCGTCACGATAAATCACGCACCGGTGAACGATTACCCGCAAGCAAACGATTACGCGATGGACTTCGTTTTTCGAAAGAATGTGGTCGAGACACTCGCCCTCGGATCCCCTGGATTGATCGAGCTGGTCTCTGACGTGGACGGCGATCAGATCACGACGCGACTTGCTGCCGGAGGTGAAGCGAGCAACGGCGTGGCAACGGTAGATGCGAACGGATTGTTTACGTACTCGCCGGACCACACCTTCTTTGGCTCGGACAGTTTTCAGTTTGAAGGCGGAGATGGATCGGCGTGGTCCGATCCTGCGACCTTTACCATCAACGTTTATCACGCTCCGTTTGCTGTCGGAGACGGACGGTCGACCGACGAAGACGTTCCGTTGACCATTTCCAAGTCAACCCTGCTGGCGAATGATATCGATGTCGATGGCGGTACGTTGTCGGTGACGGATGTGACCTTGCCATCGCACGGGTCGTTGGTGGACCAAGGTGATGGAACACTGGTTTACACACCCGTTCCGAATTTCAATGGCGCAGATTCGTTCACCTACAGGGCCAGCGATGGCGTCTACCAGAGCGAAATTGTGACGGTCGACATCGTCGTGACCGCCATCAACGATGCGCCGGCGGTGATCGACGACCCAGACTACGTCTATATCTGGGAGCCCTCCGGAATCCTGACTGTTGGCGACGCTTCCGGTGTGCTCGCCAACGATTTGGATGCCGACTTTGATGTCTTGTCGACAACCAACGTGTCGGCGGCAACGGAGGGAAACGTCAATGTCGCACCGGATGGATCGTTCACTTACACGCCCGATAGCGGATTCGCTGGGTTGAGCACGTTTACGTACACCGCCAACGACGGGACGGTAGATTCAGCCGCGGCAGCGACGGCATCGATCTACGTCACACATCGCCCCGCCGCGGTCGGGGAATCGTTCAATGTGACGGAAGATCAGGCCTTCTCGCCACTATCCAGTCTGCTCGATAACGACAGCGACATCGACGAGGACAGCCTGATCGCCGAGTTGGGAGATGATGTCTCCCACGGAACGTTGACACTGGAAACCAACGGATCGTTTACTTACGCGCCGGAGGAAGACTACAACGGCCCGGACCATTTCACCTATCGAGCATCTGACGGAGTTGCCCACTCCGATTGGGTGACCGTTGCCCTGACAATTGAAGCAGTTAACGATGCTCCGGTTGCAAGTCCGGACAGTTACAGTGGTCCAGAGGACGAGCCAGTTATTGTTCCTGCGCTCGGAGTATTGGCTAACGACAATGATCCCGAAGAAAACCCACTTGTCGCGGTCCTGCACAGTGCGTCAGATTCACGGCTTCAATTTAATTCCGACGGATCATTCACATTTACTCCCCAAGCGGACTCGAATGATCCCTTTCAGTTTGAATACTACGCGACCGACGGAGAATGGAGTTCCGAGGTAGTCGTCGTGTCGCTCTCGATCGATGCCGTCAACGACTCACCTGTGGCGTCCTCAGACCAGTATTCCGTAGACGAAGACCAGGTTCTGTCAGTCGGTGGAATCGGGGTCCTGGAAGGCGACCATGACGTCGACCATGACCTTGCGTCGCTTACTGTGACCCGACTTTCCTCTCCCACCAACGGATCGCTTACGTGGCATGGCGATGGGACCTTTGACTACACACCGAATCAGCACTTCTCTGGGACCGATTCATTCACTTAG
- a CDS encoding Glu/Leu/Phe/Val dehydrogenase dimerization domain-containing protein, translating into MASAKVLLIEDGQVDRMVIKGLLSKAVVPFEVETVETLAEALAAISRGSFDVILSDLTLPDSQGLDTFLRVFQSAGDVPVVVLTGSDDLTLAAKAVEEGAEAYLVKGKIDGNRLARALRYAIQRTAAEQAEWQSPMYQLAKQQFLKAAQIVGLDDNLRERLLFPQRTMTVTFPFRRDDYQEVETVFGYRVQHLLTMGPTKGGIRYHEDVNLGEVSALAMWMTWKCALMRLPFGGAKGGVRIDPTILTGHELQRLTRRFTTEILDMIGPDKDIPAPDMGTNERVMAWMMDTYSQQIGYTVPTVVTGKPVVLGGSQGRSEATGRGLVYLIAAAAEHLEMNLKGSTVVVQGFGNVGSNAARFLEELGARVVAVSDVTGGIYNPHGLSVSSLLAYTRENRVLAGYPDGEAISNEEMLELPCDILAPAAMQNQITHDNADRIKCKILAEGANGPTTLEADEILHDRDVFVLPDIVGNAGGVTVSYFEWVQGTQNYTWTLDEINSRLHTILLNAFRRALDRSARQKIDMRTAALIEGIQRVEQAKLARGLFP; encoded by the coding sequence ATGGCGTCTGCCAAGGTTTTGCTGATAGAAGACGGCCAGGTCGACCGCATGGTGATCAAGGGGCTATTGTCCAAGGCCGTCGTTCCGTTTGAGGTGGAGACGGTCGAAACGCTCGCCGAGGCACTCGCCGCGATCTCACGCGGTTCGTTCGACGTGATCCTCTCGGATCTGACGCTGCCCGACAGCCAGGGCCTGGACACGTTTCTCCGTGTCTTTCAATCCGCCGGTGATGTCCCCGTGGTGGTGTTGACCGGCAGCGATGATCTGACCCTCGCCGCCAAAGCGGTGGAGGAGGGAGCGGAGGCGTACCTGGTCAAAGGGAAAATCGACGGCAATCGACTCGCCCGTGCGCTTCGGTACGCCATTCAACGCACCGCGGCGGAGCAGGCGGAGTGGCAATCTCCCATGTACCAGCTGGCCAAACAGCAGTTCTTGAAGGCCGCACAAATTGTGGGACTCGATGACAACCTGCGCGAACGACTGTTGTTTCCGCAGCGAACCATGACGGTCACGTTTCCCTTCCGCCGCGATGACTACCAGGAAGTCGAAACGGTGTTCGGCTATCGCGTGCAACACTTGCTGACCATGGGCCCGACCAAAGGAGGCATCCGGTATCACGAAGACGTCAACTTGGGCGAGGTTTCGGCACTGGCGATGTGGATGACCTGGAAGTGCGCCTTGATGCGGTTGCCGTTCGGTGGGGCCAAGGGAGGCGTCCGCATCGACCCGACGATTTTGACGGGTCACGAACTGCAACGTTTGACACGCCGCTTCACCACCGAAATCCTGGACATGATCGGTCCGGACAAAGACATCCCGGCCCCCGACATGGGCACCAACGAACGCGTGATGGCGTGGATGATGGATACGTATAGCCAACAGATCGGCTACACCGTCCCCACCGTCGTGACCGGCAAACCGGTGGTCCTGGGTGGATCCCAAGGTCGCAGCGAAGCGACCGGACGTGGGCTCGTGTATTTGATTGCGGCCGCGGCGGAGCACCTGGAAATGAATCTCAAGGGCAGCACGGTCGTTGTGCAGGGGTTCGGCAACGTCGGCAGCAACGCCGCGCGGTTCTTGGAGGAACTGGGGGCGCGGGTGGTCGCGGTCAGCGATGTCACCGGCGGGATCTACAATCCACACGGTCTGTCCGTGTCGTCGCTGCTTGCCTACACCCGCGAGAACCGTGTGTTGGCCGGCTACCCGGATGGTGAAGCGATCAGCAACGAAGAGATGCTCGAATTGCCCTGTGACATCCTGGCGCCGGCGGCGATGCAGAATCAAATCACGCATGACAACGCCGATCGCATCAAGTGCAAAATTCTTGCCGAGGGTGCCAATGGGCCGACCACGTTGGAGGCCGATGAAATCTTGCACGACCGAGACGTCTTTGTGCTACCCGACATTGTCGGCAATGCCGGCGGCGTCACGGTGTCGTACTTCGAGTGGGTCCAGGGGACGCAGAACTACACGTGGACGCTGGACGAAATCAACAGCCGGCTGCACACGATCCTGCTCAACGCGTTTCGCCGCGCGCTCGACCGGTCCGCACGACAGAAAATCGACATGAGAACCGCCGCACTGATCGAAGGCATCCAGCGTGTCGAGCAAGCCAAGTTGGCCCGCGGCCTGTTCCCCTAA
- a CDS encoding sulfatase family protein, whose translation MLRTVLLVCLLTVSPLLVAEDRPNIVWIIPDDMSANFSCYGETAIQTPNVDRLAQRGVKFSNAFVTAPVCSTCRSAFITGMYQTSIGAHHHRSGRGELKINLPDGIELVPKLFQDAGYHTSITGWPLNGKLGKTDYNFQWDKSVYDSNDWATRNEGQPFFAQIQTQGGKLRGKDAEGWEKVSAAAEKTLGSRTPISDVRLPPYYPDHPDLLRDWAAYLDSVRMTDVMVGEVLARLENEGVLENTIVLFMTDHGISHARGKQFLYDEGLHVPLVIAGPGIPAGTVREDVVEHIDIAALSLAAAGIAIPDSMQARDILADNYTPREAVFAARDRCDETVDHIRSVRTQDFKYIRNFLPDRPYLQPCAYKDAKAILIALREEHAAGKLNDTQALLFRDVRPTEELYDLKNDPHEIHNLAGDPQFAEKLSEMRQRLDVWMEETGDQGRRAESEQMYDSDMKVYTDRLSLPKFDPKQLQTVQKNIALMKQWASEGK comes from the coding sequence ATGCTCCGCACCGTTCTGCTCGTTTGCCTTCTGACCGTATCGCCACTGCTGGTTGCCGAAGATCGCCCCAACATTGTTTGGATCATCCCGGATGACATGTCGGCGAATTTCTCTTGCTATGGTGAAACCGCGATCCAAACGCCCAACGTCGATCGGCTCGCCCAACGCGGTGTGAAATTCTCAAACGCCTTCGTCACCGCACCGGTGTGTTCGACCTGCCGATCGGCATTCATCACCGGCATGTACCAAACCAGCATCGGCGCACATCATCACCGCAGTGGTCGAGGGGAATTAAAAATTAATCTTCCCGACGGCATCGAACTGGTGCCCAAGCTGTTCCAGGACGCCGGTTACCACACGTCGATCACCGGTTGGCCGCTCAACGGCAAACTTGGCAAAACGGATTACAACTTCCAGTGGGACAAATCCGTTTACGACTCCAACGATTGGGCCACACGAAACGAAGGACAACCGTTCTTCGCCCAGATCCAAACGCAAGGCGGAAAGCTGCGTGGCAAAGACGCCGAGGGGTGGGAGAAAGTTTCTGCGGCCGCGGAGAAAACACTGGGCAGTCGCACGCCCATCAGCGACGTCCGTTTGCCGCCTTATTACCCCGATCATCCCGATCTGCTGCGTGACTGGGCGGCCTATCTGGATTCAGTTCGCATGACCGACGTGATGGTCGGCGAGGTGCTGGCCCGGCTGGAAAACGAAGGTGTGCTTGAGAACACGATCGTGTTGTTCATGACCGACCACGGAATCAGCCACGCCCGCGGCAAACAATTTCTGTACGACGAAGGGCTGCACGTCCCGCTGGTGATCGCCGGCCCGGGGATTCCCGCCGGCACCGTTCGCGAAGATGTCGTCGAGCACATTGACATCGCCGCGTTGTCGCTCGCCGCCGCAGGCATCGCGATCCCCGACTCGATGCAGGCCCGAGACATCTTGGCCGACAACTACACCCCGCGCGAAGCCGTTTTCGCCGCTCGAGACCGTTGCGATGAAACCGTCGACCACATCCGCAGCGTCCGCACCCAGGATTTCAAGTACATTCGCAACTTCCTGCCCGATCGGCCCTACTTGCAACCCTGTGCCTACAAGGACGCCAAAGCGATCTTGATTGCACTGCGCGAAGAGCACGCGGCCGGCAAGTTGAACGACACGCAAGCGTTGTTGTTTCGCGACGTTCGACCGACCGAAGAGCTGTATGACCTGAAGAACGATCCGCATGAAATTCACAATCTGGCGGGCGATCCGCAGTTTGCCGAAAAGCTATCAGAGATGCGTCAACGGCTGGACGTCTGGATGGAAGAAACCGGCGATCAAGGACGACGGGCCGAATCGGAACAAATGTACGACAGCGACATGAAGGTCTACACCGATCGACTGAGCTTGCCAAAATTCGATCCCAAGCAACTACAAACGGTCCAAAAGAACATCGCGCTGATGAAGCAATGGGCCTCCGAAGGAAAATAA